A stretch of Stenotrophomonas indicatrix DNA encodes these proteins:
- a CDS encoding amino acid permease, with amino-acid sequence MPATPDTTASSSRLGHSLKPRQLIMMGLGSAIGAGLFLGSGVGVQAAGPAVLVSYLVAGALVIIVMNALGEMAAAKPTSGAFSVYAADAMGATAGATVGWLWWVQLVIVIAAEAVGAAGLLATVWPVVPVPMAALAFMLFFTAINLLGVKNFGEFEFWFAILKVAAILAFIAVGVALLMGWLPQVASPGLSNFTEHGGFAPKGLAGIGAALLVVVFAFGGTEIVAVAAAETEDPERSIARAIRTVAWRILVFYIGSLSVIIAVVPWTSEALKSPFAAVLDVANIPGAATAITLIAVIALLSALNANLYGASRMMYSLAQRREAPAVLGWTDPRQVPVIAVLASVLFGFAATIMELLFPDKVLPVLLNIVGSTCLLVWTLSLVSQLVLRRRADRLGTRLPFRMAGFPWLTVCALAILALIFGLLLSEAHTRLQFLSMVALTATIAASSAIARRMREA; translated from the coding sequence ATGCCCGCCACCCCCGATACGACCGCTTCGTCCTCCCGCCTCGGCCATTCGCTCAAGCCACGCCAGCTGATCATGATGGGGCTGGGCAGCGCCATCGGCGCCGGCCTGTTCCTCGGCTCCGGCGTGGGCGTGCAGGCGGCCGGCCCGGCGGTGCTGGTGTCCTATCTGGTGGCCGGTGCGCTGGTGATCATCGTGATGAACGCGCTGGGCGAAATGGCCGCGGCCAAGCCGACCAGCGGTGCGTTCTCGGTGTATGCGGCCGATGCCATGGGCGCCACCGCCGGTGCCACCGTGGGCTGGCTGTGGTGGGTGCAGCTGGTCATCGTGATCGCCGCCGAGGCAGTGGGTGCGGCCGGATTGCTGGCCACGGTCTGGCCGGTGGTGCCGGTACCGATGGCGGCATTGGCCTTCATGCTGTTCTTCACCGCGATCAACCTGCTCGGGGTGAAGAACTTCGGCGAGTTCGAATTCTGGTTCGCCATCCTCAAGGTGGCGGCGATCCTGGCCTTCATCGCCGTGGGCGTGGCGCTGCTGATGGGCTGGCTGCCGCAGGTGGCCTCGCCGGGCCTGAGCAACTTCACCGAGCACGGTGGCTTCGCACCGAAGGGCTTGGCCGGCATCGGCGCGGCGCTGCTGGTGGTGGTGTTCGCCTTCGGTGGCACCGAAATCGTGGCCGTCGCTGCGGCGGAGACCGAAGACCCCGAGCGCAGCATCGCCCGTGCCATCCGCACCGTGGCCTGGCGCATCCTGGTGTTCTACATCGGTTCGCTGAGCGTGATCATCGCTGTGGTGCCGTGGACCAGCGAAGCGCTGAAGTCGCCGTTTGCCGCGGTTCTCGATGTCGCCAATATTCCGGGCGCGGCCACCGCCATCACCCTGATCGCGGTGATCGCCCTGCTGTCAGCGCTCAATGCCAACCTCTACGGCGCCTCGCGCATGATGTATTCGCTGGCGCAACGCCGCGAAGCACCGGCCGTGCTGGGCTGGACCGATCCGCGCCAGGTGCCGGTGATCGCGGTGCTGGCCAGCGTCCTGTTCGGCTTTGCTGCCACCATCATGGAACTGCTGTTCCCGGACAAGGTGTTGCCGGTGCTGCTGAACATCGTCGGCTCCACCTGCCTGCTGGTGTGGACGTTGTCGCTGGTCTCGCAGCTGGTGCTGCGCCGTCGCGCCGACCGCCTGGGCACGCGCCTGCCGTTCCGCATGGCGGGCTTCCCGTGGCTGACCGTCTGTGCGCTGGCGATCCTGGCGCTGATCTTCGGCCTGCTGCTGAGTGAAGCGCATACGCGCCTGCAGTTCCTGTCGATGGTGGCGCTGACGGCGACCATCGCGGCCAGCAGCGCCATCGCCCGGCGCATGCGCGAGGCGTGA
- a CDS encoding AraC family transcriptional regulator: MRVEPADIEALFDAIPDVLFFMKDRQGRYTYVNQTMLRRLGLRARKDVIGRTAAEIYPTGLSADYVDQDARVLSGEVIENLMELHLFANREPGWCLTCKRPLLVDGQVEGLIGISRDLGQKDSLGTQYEQLRLALAHLNTHYAENVRMQTLLDITGFSLSKLERSFRKVFQMTPQQVLTRLRIQMAMHLLHGNESIACIGQACGFSDQSAFTRKFKAETGFSPRAYRARIGGNVGEPVPA, from the coding sequence ATGCGAGTCGAACCCGCCGACATCGAAGCCCTGTTCGACGCCATTCCGGACGTGCTGTTCTTCATGAAGGACCGCCAGGGCCGCTACACCTACGTCAACCAGACCATGCTGCGACGGCTGGGCCTGCGTGCGCGCAAGGACGTGATCGGACGCACCGCGGCCGAGATCTACCCCACCGGCCTGAGTGCGGACTATGTCGACCAGGACGCACGCGTGCTGTCCGGCGAGGTGATCGAGAACCTCATGGAGCTGCACCTGTTCGCCAACCGCGAACCGGGCTGGTGCCTGACCTGCAAACGCCCGCTGCTGGTGGACGGGCAGGTCGAGGGGCTGATCGGCATTTCCCGCGACCTCGGCCAGAAGGACAGCCTGGGGACCCAGTACGAGCAGCTTCGTCTGGCCTTGGCCCACCTCAATACGCACTATGCCGAGAACGTGCGGATGCAGACGCTGCTGGACATCACCGGGTTCTCGTTGTCCAAGCTGGAGCGCAGCTTCCGCAAGGTGTTCCAGATGACGCCGCAGCAGGTGCTGACCCGGCTGCGGATCCAGATGGCCATGCACCTGCTGCATGGCAACGAGAGCATTGCCTGCATCGGCCAGGCCTGCGGTTTCAGCGACCAGAGCGCGTTCACCCGCAAGTTCAAGGCTGAAACCGGTTTCTCCCCGCGCGCCTACCGCGCCCGTATCGGCGGCAATGTCGGCGAGCCGGTACCGGCCTGA
- a CDS encoding catalase has product MAASKPTGKRAPATTSADRDSRGQGDELHQLAGGAHPVLTSNQGIPVADNQNSLRQGPRGPTLLEDFLLREKITHFDHERIPERIVHARGSAAHGFFELTRSLGKVTRAKILTEVGVKTPVFTRFSTVAGGAGSVDTPRDVRGFAVKFYTREGNWDLVGNNIPVFFIQDAIKFPDLIHAVKMEPDRAFPQAASAHDTFWDFVSLMPESMHMIMWAMSDRTIPRSLRTIEGFGIHSFRLLDEEGNSTFVKFHWRPKLGLQSTVWDEALKLQAADNDFHRRDLFEAIQRGDFPEWELAVQLFTEEQADGFPFDHLDPTKIIPESLVPLQVIGRMVLDRWPDNFFAETEQVAFCPANVPPGIDFSNDPLLQGRLFSYLDTQLIRLGGPNFNQIPINAPKCPFANHQRDGHMQMQVPKGRVAYDPSSLQEDSPRETPTGFRSHASADDGRKGRTRAESFADHYSQARMFFRSLEKPEQAHLASALVFELSKVETEKVRVRTVSHLRNIDEGLAKRVADGLALGTLPAPAPTATPAQDLPAAPEVRVIGRNKPLLQGRCIGILFDEGSDARVIATLRKSAEKAGASVKLVAPKIGGATLSDGKTQAADGQLAGTPSVVFDAVAVVLSADAGKALAKEAAAVGFVSDAWAHLKAIASDEGAQALLKAARVGNDAGTVEAEDSKAFLAAAATRQWAREPKLRLLA; this is encoded by the coding sequence ATGGCCGCCAGCAAGCCGACCGGCAAGCGCGCTCCCGCCACCACCTCCGCCGACCGTGACAGCCGCGGCCAGGGCGATGAACTGCATCAGCTCGCAGGAGGCGCCCATCCGGTACTGACCAGCAACCAGGGCATTCCGGTTGCAGACAACCAGAACTCCCTGCGCCAGGGACCGCGTGGACCCACCCTGCTGGAAGACTTCCTGCTGCGCGAGAAGATCACCCACTTCGACCACGAGCGTATTCCCGAGCGCATCGTCCACGCGCGCGGTTCGGCCGCCCACGGCTTCTTCGAACTGACCCGCTCGCTGGGCAAGGTGACCCGGGCGAAGATCCTCACCGAGGTCGGGGTGAAGACGCCGGTGTTCACCCGCTTCTCCACCGTTGCCGGCGGCGCCGGCTCGGTCGACACCCCGCGCGACGTGCGCGGCTTCGCGGTGAAGTTCTACACCAGGGAAGGCAACTGGGACCTGGTCGGCAACAACATTCCGGTGTTCTTCATCCAGGACGCGATCAAGTTCCCCGACCTGATCCATGCGGTGAAGATGGAACCGGACCGCGCCTTCCCGCAGGCGGCCAGCGCACACGACACGTTCTGGGATTTCGTCTCGCTGATGCCCGAATCGATGCACATGATCATGTGGGCGATGAGCGATCGCACGATTCCGCGCTCGCTGCGCACCATCGAAGGCTTCGGCATCCACAGCTTCCGCCTGCTGGATGAGGAAGGGAACTCCACCTTCGTCAAGTTCCACTGGCGGCCGAAGCTGGGGCTGCAGTCCACCGTTTGGGACGAGGCGCTGAAGCTGCAGGCCGCCGACAACGATTTCCACCGCCGCGACCTGTTCGAGGCGATCCAGCGCGGCGACTTCCCCGAGTGGGAGCTGGCCGTGCAGCTGTTTACCGAAGAACAGGCCGATGGATTCCCGTTCGACCACCTGGACCCGACCAAGATCATCCCCGAGTCGCTGGTGCCGCTGCAGGTGATCGGGCGCATGGTGCTGGACCGCTGGCCGGACAATTTCTTCGCCGAGACCGAGCAGGTCGCCTTCTGCCCGGCCAACGTGCCGCCGGGCATCGATTTCAGCAATGACCCGCTGCTGCAGGGGCGGCTGTTCTCCTATCTGGATACCCAGCTGATCCGCCTGGGCGGGCCGAACTTCAACCAGATTCCGATCAACGCACCGAAGTGCCCGTTCGCCAACCATCAGCGCGATGGCCATATGCAGATGCAGGTGCCGAAGGGGCGCGTGGCCTACGACCCCAGTTCGCTGCAGGAAGACAGCCCGCGCGAGACGCCCACCGGTTTCCGCAGCCACGCCAGCGCCGATGATGGGCGCAAGGGCCGCACCCGCGCGGAGAGCTTTGCCGACCACTACAGCCAGGCGCGGATGTTCTTCCGCAGCCTGGAAAAACCGGAACAGGCGCACCTGGCCTCGGCGCTGGTGTTCGAGCTGTCGAAGGTGGAAACCGAGAAGGTGCGCGTGCGCACCGTCAGCCATCTGCGCAACATCGACGAAGGACTGGCCAAGCGCGTGGCCGACGGGCTGGCACTGGGCACCCTACCCGCCCCGGCACCGACGGCAACCCCTGCACAGGACCTGCCCGCCGCACCCGAGGTCCGCGTGATCGGCCGCAACAAGCCCCTGCTGCAGGGGCGCTGCATCGGCATCCTGTTCGACGAGGGCTCCGATGCACGGGTGATCGCCACTCTGCGCAAGTCCGCCGAAAAGGCCGGCGCCAGCGTCAAGCTGGTCGCGCCGAAAATTGGCGGTGCCACGCTCAGCGACGGCAAAACGCAGGCCGCCGATGGACAGCTGGCCGGTACCCCGTCGGTGGTGTTCGACGCAGTGGCGGTCGTGCTGAGTGCCGACGCCGGCAAGGCCTTGGCCAAGGAAGCGGCAGCCGTGGGCTTTGTCAGCGATGCCTGGGCGCACCTGAAAGCCATCGCGAGTGACGAAGGCGCACAGGCCCTGCTGAAGGCAGCGCGCGTCGGCAACGATGCCGGCACCGTGGAGGCCGAAGACAGCAAGGCCTTCCTCGCCGCTGCCGCCACCCGTCAGTGGGCACGCGAGCCGAAGCTGCGCCTGCTGGCCTGA
- a CDS encoding alpha/beta fold hydrolase: MRNKQGCDAASAAPLHVLMLPGLDGTGSMSTPLLSALQAHGMTTQAIALPAQGGQDYATLARWLWPQLPRHPFILLAESFSGPLAVELAARQPAALRGLVLAATFARRPVPLPAAGAVLLSPAWPVPPVAMLARLLLGRWRTGEHMSMLRAGLAQVPATTLRQRAAATLRVDVRALLPQIGVPTLCLQAGHDRLLWPPRVAELQTLLPDARHVALDGPHLLLQACAEPAAAVVAGWVRALPATG; this comes from the coding sequence GTGAGGAATAAACAGGGCTGTGATGCCGCGTCGGCCGCGCCGCTGCACGTACTGATGCTGCCAGGCCTGGATGGCACCGGCAGCATGTCGACCCCGTTGCTGTCCGCACTGCAGGCTCATGGGATGACGACGCAGGCGATCGCGCTGCCTGCGCAGGGCGGGCAGGATTACGCCACGCTTGCCAGATGGCTGTGGCCGCAGCTGCCCCGTCACCCCTTCATCCTGCTTGCCGAGTCCTTCTCGGGGCCGTTGGCGGTCGAGCTGGCCGCGCGCCAGCCCGCAGCGCTGCGCGGACTGGTGCTGGCCGCGACCTTTGCGCGCCGGCCCGTGCCATTGCCGGCAGCCGGCGCGGTACTGCTGTCACCGGCCTGGCCGGTGCCTCCCGTGGCGATGCTGGCGCGCCTGCTGCTGGGGCGGTGGCGCACCGGCGAGCACATGTCGATGCTGCGCGCTGGGTTGGCTCAGGTTCCAGCGACCACGTTGCGGCAGCGCGCCGCAGCGACCCTGCGGGTGGACGTACGCGCATTGCTGCCGCAGATCGGGGTGCCGACGCTGTGCCTGCAGGCGGGTCATGACCGGCTGCTGTGGCCACCGAGGGTAGCCGAGCTGCAGACCCTGCTGCCGGACGCGCGGCACGTGGCCCTGGACGGGCCGCATCTGCTGCTGCAGGCCTGTGCCGAACCGGCCGCCGCGGTGGTGGCCGGTTGGGTGAGGGCGCTGCCCGCTACCGGCTAA
- a CDS encoding methyl-accepting chemotaxis protein, which translates to MNYLRNVRVAWRLGLGFGLLLLLVAAVVATGATATMVQKRAMEQVVEVGVAKVRLLSEMLDANNQMMVVRREMLIRQGEDRANDEQRIAALVKRYEASWTAYQALPGDAEGKVIGETIAAKRALARPLNKQTSELMEQGDFPGAVALTLGPVQEAANGWNKALADGVAYEEKESREAAAEAIRLGERSLLQLLVLGGVALLAGIAASVLIGRSMTGPLARAVQLAERLSKGELDQEFRLGGRDELTQLGEAMASVRQSVQAAIGAQLQMAEQHEAGAIRYRMDASAFPGDFGRMVQATNHLVESHVQVQLLMAEVMQRYAIGDLSRDLPEYPGEKGTLTRTLAAVKQSLMAINAQIDELARAARAGDFSVRGDAAAFQYQFQAMVNHLNGMMASSQASIADVSDVLRAISHGNLTARMEGEYEGVFARMRDDANATTTQLTGIVRGIQVAADSINNAAQELAAGNNDLSRRTEQQAANLEEAAASMEELTSTVRQNAELARQADSEAHAAGVAVRETEQAMAQMATVMGEIDQSSARISEISTVIDGIAFQTNILALNAAVEAARAGEQGRGFAVVASEVRTLAQRAGVAAKEIKELIEDAAAKVQSGLAVTVESEAAIARVAQASSRTTQLMSDIAAASKEQAAGIEQVNQVVVQMDQVTQQNAALVEEATAASRALEEQAHALTTSVSVFQLEQGARMPIVPARAA; encoded by the coding sequence ATGAACTACTTGAGGAACGTCAGGGTCGCCTGGCGTCTTGGGCTTGGCTTTGGCCTGTTGTTGTTGCTGGTTGCCGCCGTGGTCGCTACCGGTGCCACCGCCACGATGGTGCAGAAGCGCGCGATGGAGCAGGTGGTCGAGGTCGGCGTAGCGAAGGTGCGCCTGCTGTCGGAGATGCTCGATGCCAACAACCAGATGATGGTCGTGCGCCGCGAGATGCTGATCCGCCAGGGCGAAGACCGTGCCAACGACGAGCAGCGCATCGCCGCTCTGGTCAAGCGCTACGAGGCCAGTTGGACGGCCTACCAGGCCCTGCCCGGCGATGCCGAAGGCAAGGTGATCGGCGAGACCATCGCCGCCAAGCGCGCGCTCGCCCGTCCGCTCAACAAGCAGACCAGCGAACTGATGGAACAGGGCGATTTCCCCGGCGCCGTGGCGCTGACCCTGGGCCCGGTGCAGGAAGCGGCCAATGGCTGGAACAAGGCACTGGCCGATGGCGTGGCCTATGAAGAAAAGGAAAGCCGCGAGGCCGCTGCCGAGGCGATCCGCCTGGGCGAGCGCAGCCTGCTGCAGCTGCTGGTGCTGGGTGGCGTGGCGCTGCTGGCAGGCATCGCCGCATCGGTGCTGATCGGTCGCAGCATGACCGGCCCGCTGGCGCGTGCAGTGCAGCTGGCCGAGCGCCTGTCCAAGGGTGAACTGGACCAGGAATTCCGCCTGGGTGGCCGGGACGAGCTGACCCAGCTCGGCGAGGCCATGGCCAGCGTGCGCCAGAGCGTGCAGGCCGCCATCGGCGCGCAGCTGCAGATGGCCGAGCAGCATGAAGCCGGTGCGATCCGTTACCGGATGGACGCCAGTGCGTTCCCCGGCGACTTCGGCCGCATGGTGCAGGCCACCAACCACTTGGTCGAATCACACGTGCAGGTGCAGCTGCTGATGGCCGAGGTGATGCAGCGCTATGCCATCGGCGACCTCAGCCGTGATCTGCCCGAGTACCCGGGTGAGAAGGGCACGCTGACCCGTACCCTGGCGGCGGTGAAGCAGAGCCTGATGGCGATCAACGCGCAGATCGATGAACTGGCCCGTGCCGCGCGCGCTGGCGATTTCAGCGTGCGTGGCGACGCCGCGGCATTCCAGTACCAGTTCCAGGCGATGGTGAACCACCTCAACGGCATGATGGCCAGTTCGCAGGCCAGCATCGCCGATGTCTCCGACGTGCTGCGCGCCATCTCGCATGGCAACCTCACCGCGCGCATGGAGGGCGAGTACGAGGGCGTGTTCGCGCGCATGCGTGACGATGCCAATGCCACCACCACGCAGCTGACCGGAATCGTGCGTGGCATCCAGGTGGCCGCCGACAGCATCAACAACGCGGCACAGGAACTGGCGGCCGGCAACAACGATCTGTCGCGCCGTACCGAACAACAGGCCGCGAACCTGGAAGAGGCTGCCGCCTCGATGGAAGAGCTGACCTCGACCGTGCGCCAGAACGCCGAGCTGGCACGCCAGGCCGACAGCGAAGCGCATGCGGCCGGCGTTGCCGTGCGCGAGACCGAGCAGGCCATGGCGCAGATGGCCACGGTGATGGGCGAGATCGACCAGTCTTCGGCGCGCATTTCGGAAATCTCCACGGTGATCGATGGCATCGCCTTCCAGACCAACATCCTGGCGCTGAACGCTGCAGTGGAAGCGGCGCGTGCCGGCGAACAGGGCCGCGGCTTTGCGGTGGTGGCCAGCGAAGTGCGTACGCTGGCACAGCGTGCCGGTGTCGCTGCCAAGGAGATCAAGGAGTTGATCGAGGACGCCGCTGCCAAGGTGCAGAGTGGTCTGGCCGTGACCGTGGAATCGGAAGCCGCCATTGCCCGCGTGGCCCAGGCGAGCTCGCGTACCACCCAGCTGATGAGCGACATCGCCGCCGCCAGCAAGGAACAGGCGGCCGGCATCGAGCAGGTCAACCAGGTGGTGGTGCAGATGGACCAGGTGACCCAGCAGAACGCTGCGCTGGTGGAAGAGGCGACCGCTGCCAGCCGCGCGCTGGAAGAGCAGGCGCATGCGCTGACCACGTCGGTGTCGGTGTTCCAGCTGGAGCAGGGAGCGCGCATGCCCATCGTGCCTGCACGCGCGGCGTAG
- a CDS encoding L,D-transpeptidase family protein: MPMPVCRPALLALSLLMSPAFAQTPPPAGLPAPIAEKAGPDTAAHSPLHAQVLLDRANFSPGEIDGEVGSNQRRAVSGFQAAHGLTVSGELDDATWKALQADSVGPLASYTLTVEDVAGPFVAVPKKPADQAKLKALGFSSVEESLGERFHAAPELLKALNPGVDLSKAGSRIQVPNIAPAALPKAAKLVVDKSDSILQLLDAQGKVIAQVPVSSGSEHDPLPIGEWKILGVYPDPPFHYNPKLFWDARKGDRKATIPPGPNNPVGRVWIDLSKPHYGLHGTPVPGHVGKTESHGCVRMTNWDVLRVAAAVDTSVPVVMQE, translated from the coding sequence ATGCCCATGCCCGTATGCCGCCCCGCCCTGCTCGCCCTGTCGCTGCTGATGTCGCCTGCCTTTGCGCAGACGCCCCCGCCCGCCGGCCTACCAGCACCCATCGCCGAAAAGGCCGGCCCGGATACAGCGGCGCACTCGCCCCTGCACGCCCAGGTACTTCTGGACCGCGCCAATTTCTCTCCGGGCGAAATCGATGGCGAAGTGGGCAGCAATCAACGCCGCGCGGTGTCCGGCTTCCAGGCAGCGCACGGGCTGACGGTCAGCGGCGAACTGGACGACGCCACCTGGAAGGCCCTGCAGGCCGACTCGGTCGGCCCCCTTGCCAGCTACACGCTGACCGTAGAGGACGTGGCCGGTCCGTTCGTTGCGGTTCCCAAAAAGCCCGCCGACCAGGCCAAGCTGAAGGCACTGGGCTTCAGCAGCGTGGAGGAATCGCTGGGCGAGCGCTTCCATGCCGCACCGGAGCTGCTGAAGGCGCTCAATCCCGGTGTGGATCTGAGCAAGGCCGGCAGCCGCATCCAAGTGCCCAACATTGCGCCCGCTGCATTGCCCAAGGCCGCCAAACTGGTGGTCGACAAATCCGACTCCATCCTGCAACTGCTGGACGCGCAGGGCAAGGTGATCGCGCAGGTACCGGTGTCGTCGGGCAGCGAGCACGACCCGCTGCCGATCGGTGAGTGGAAGATCCTCGGCGTCTACCCGGATCCGCCATTCCACTACAACCCGAAGCTGTTCTGGGATGCCAGGAAGGGCGATCGCAAGGCCACGATTCCGCCCGGCCCGAACAATCCGGTCGGCCGGGTCTGGATCGACCTGTCCAAACCCCATTACGGCCTGCACGGTACGCCGGTGCCCGGCCATGTCGGCAAGACCGAATCGCACGGCTGCGTGCGCATGACCAACTGGGATGTGCTGCGCGTGGCTGCAGCCGTGGATACGTCGGTACCGGTCGTCATGCAGGAGTGA
- a CDS encoding M23 family metallopeptidase: MRLAQLIVLGLVMGVAAGWWLQRDGAPSDDTGARPLAVAQTSAAADSARAVPVEQATTAIAAPAPAATGDTPSGLLLPVQGITPSQLQDTFTDARSEGRVHDAIDIMAAAGTPVLAVADGHVEKLFDSERGGLTVYQFEPSGRWCYYYAHLQRYADGLAEKQTIKRGDVIGYVGSTGNANPEAPHLHFEVHVLGPEKQWWKGESINPYPLLKKGDGGD; encoded by the coding sequence ATGCGACTAGCGCAACTGATCGTACTGGGGCTGGTGATGGGCGTGGCAGCCGGATGGTGGCTGCAGCGTGATGGCGCGCCGTCCGATGACACGGGTGCCCGCCCCCTTGCAGTGGCGCAGACCTCCGCTGCGGCCGACAGCGCCCGGGCCGTACCCGTGGAGCAGGCGACAACGGCAATCGCTGCGCCCGCCCCAGCAGCAACGGGCGACACACCCTCCGGCCTGCTGCTGCCGGTACAGGGCATCACGCCCTCGCAACTGCAGGACACCTTCACCGACGCACGCAGCGAAGGCCGCGTGCACGATGCGATCGACATCATGGCTGCTGCCGGCACACCGGTACTGGCGGTGGCCGATGGCCACGTCGAGAAGCTGTTCGACAGTGAGCGCGGCGGCCTGACCGTCTACCAGTTCGAACCCAGCGGTCGCTGGTGCTACTACTACGCACACCTGCAGCGCTACGCCGACGGCCTGGCCGAGAAGCAGACCATCAAGCGCGGCGACGTGATCGGTTACGTCGGCAGCACCGGCAACGCCAACCCCGAAGCGCCGCACCTGCATTTCGAAGTGCACGTGCTGGGCCCGGAGAAGCAATGGTGGAAGGGCGAGTCGATCAATCCCTATCCATTGCTGAAAAAAGGGGACGGAGGGGATTAA
- a CDS encoding adenylosuccinate synthase — protein MGQSVVVLGAQWGDEGKGKIVDLLTEEIGAVVRFQGGHNAGHTLVINGKKTVLHLIPSGILRDDALCLIGNGVVISPAALQKEIAELETSGVEVRSRLKISPAAPLIMPYHIALDQARERAAGGKAIGTTGRGIGPAYEDKVARRGIRIADLHYPKQLEELLRTALDYHNFVLTKYLNTDAVDFQKTFDEALAFGEYVQPMKSDVAGILHDLRKQGKRVLFEGAQGALLDIDHGTYPYVTSSNTTVGGALAGAGVGADAIDYVLGIAKAYATRVGGGPFPTELDDEIGQGIRDRGAEYGASTGRPRRCGWMDIVALKRAVAINGISGLCITKLDVLDGMEKLKVCIAYEYNGKRTEYAPLDAQGWEECTPVYLEFPGWTENTHGITNWDDLPPAARAYLRSLEELAGCPISIVSTGPDRDHTMVLQDPFA, from the coding sequence ATGGGTCAGTCTGTCGTAGTGCTTGGTGCCCAGTGGGGCGATGAAGGCAAGGGCAAGATCGTCGATCTGCTCACTGAGGAAATCGGCGCCGTCGTGCGCTTCCAGGGCGGCCACAATGCCGGCCACACCCTGGTCATCAACGGCAAGAAGACCGTCCTGCACCTGATCCCGTCGGGCATCCTGCGTGACGATGCGCTGTGCCTGATCGGCAACGGCGTGGTGATCTCGCCGGCCGCGCTGCAGAAGGAAATCGCCGAGCTGGAAACCTCCGGCGTGGAAGTGCGTTCGCGCCTGAAGATCTCCCCGGCCGCGCCGCTGATCATGCCGTACCACATCGCCCTGGACCAGGCGCGCGAACGCGCTGCCGGCGGCAAGGCGATCGGCACCACCGGTCGTGGCATCGGCCCGGCCTACGAAGACAAGGTGGCGCGTCGCGGCATCCGCATCGCCGACCTGCATTATCCGAAGCAGCTGGAAGAACTCCTGCGCACCGCGCTGGATTACCACAACTTCGTGCTGACCAAGTACCTGAACACCGACGCGGTCGATTTCCAGAAGACCTTCGACGAGGCGCTGGCCTTCGGCGAGTACGTGCAGCCGATGAAGTCGGACGTTGCCGGCATCCTGCATGACCTGCGCAAGCAGGGTAAGCGCGTGCTGTTCGAAGGTGCGCAGGGCGCGCTGCTGGACATCGACCACGGTACCTACCCGTACGTCACCAGCTCCAACACCACCGTCGGTGGTGCGCTGGCCGGTGCCGGCGTCGGCGCCGATGCGATCGACTACGTGCTGGGCATTGCCAAGGCCTACGCGACCCGCGTTGGCGGCGGCCCGTTCCCGACCGAGCTGGACGATGAAATCGGCCAGGGCATCCGCGACCGCGGCGCCGAATACGGTGCCTCGACCGGCCGCCCGCGTCGCTGTGGCTGGATGGACATCGTCGCGCTGAAGCGCGCCGTGGCCATCAACGGCATCAGCGGCCTGTGCATCACCAAGCTGGACGTGCTGGACGGCATGGAAAAGCTGAAGGTCTGCATCGCCTACGAATACAACGGCAAGCGTACCGAGTACGCGCCGCTGGACGCGCAGGGCTGGGAAGAGTGCACCCCGGTGTACCTGGAGTTCCCGGGCTGGACCGAAAACACCCACGGCATCACCAACTGGGACGACCTGCCGCCGGCCGCACGCGCCTACCTGCGTTCGCTGGAAGAGCTGGCCGGCTGCCCGATCAGCATTGTCTCCACCGGCCCGGACCGCGACCACACCATGGTCCTGCAGGATCCGTTCGCCTGA
- the hflC gene encoding protease modulator HflC: MRNSIWIAVVVAVLLGLLGSVYVVREDQTAMVLNLGKVVRSDIKPGLHFKLPVVETVRVFDRRFQVLDTAPARYFTAEQKDVSVDFFAIGYISNVGDYFRATGGDPRIANARLAPIITDSLRNQINSRTLQQLVSGDRSELIAEQLKGINEAVAGLGMQMIDLRIKQVDLPTDSQVINDVYERMRAQRKQEAAKLRAEGEEQSLTIRAQADRDSTVLIAEAERDAQRLRGEGDAEAARIYGKAGSADPSFYAFYRSLEAYRGSMTDGNGVIVLDKNDPFLQYLKNDR; the protein is encoded by the coding sequence ATGAGAAATTCAATCTGGATCGCCGTTGTCGTAGCGGTGCTGCTGGGCCTGCTCGGCTCGGTGTACGTGGTTCGTGAGGACCAGACCGCCATGGTCCTGAACCTGGGCAAGGTGGTGCGTTCGGACATCAAGCCGGGCCTGCACTTCAAGCTGCCGGTGGTGGAAACGGTGCGGGTGTTCGACCGCCGCTTCCAGGTGCTGGACACCGCGCCGGCCCGTTACTTCACGGCCGAGCAGAAGGACGTCAGCGTCGACTTCTTCGCCATCGGTTACATCTCCAACGTGGGTGATTACTTCCGTGCCACCGGTGGCGATCCGCGTATCGCCAACGCCCGCCTGGCACCGATCATCACCGACTCGCTGCGCAACCAGATCAACTCGCGCACCCTGCAGCAGCTGGTCTCCGGCGACCGCAGCGAGCTGATCGCCGAGCAGCTGAAGGGCATCAACGAAGCCGTTGCCGGGCTGGGCATGCAGATGATCGACCTGCGCATCAAGCAGGTGGACCTGCCCACCGACAGCCAGGTGATCAATGACGTGTACGAGCGCATGCGCGCCCAGCGCAAGCAGGAAGCCGCCAAGCTGCGCGCCGAGGGCGAGGAGCAGTCGCTGACCATCCGCGCCCAGGCTGACCGTGACAGCACCGTGCTGATCGCAGAAGCCGAACGCGATGCCCAGCGCCTGCGTGGTGAAGGCGATGCCGAGGCCGCGCGCATCTACGGCAAGGCCGGTTCGGCTGACCCGTCGTTCTACGCGTTCTACCGCAGCCTCGAGGCCTACCGCGGCTCGATGACCGACGGCAACGGCGTGATCGTGCTGGACAAGAACGACCCGTTCCTGCAGTACCTCAAGAACGATCGCTGA